A stretch of Perognathus longimembris pacificus isolate PPM17 chromosome 1, ASM2315922v1, whole genome shotgun sequence DNA encodes these proteins:
- the Aqp6 gene encoding aquaporin-6 isoform X1, whose protein sequence is MKPLCSRMYMLVSRLWAAISKALFAEFLATGLYVFFGVGSVLRWPSALPSVLQIAITFNLATATAVQVSWKTSGAHANPAVTLAFLVGSYISLPRAMAYVAAQLAGATVGAALLYGLTPGNVRGTLGINVVQNSTSTGQAVAVELILTLQLVLCVFASTDNRHARGSPAAMIGTSVALGHLIGIYFTGCSMNPARSFGPAVIVGKFTVHWIFWVGPLTGAVLASLIYNFILFPDTKTLAQRLAILMGTTVEEKVVEVEPEKKDSQCNSEDTEERV, encoded by the exons ATGAAGCCACTGTGCAGCAGAATGTACATGCTGGTGAGCAGGCTTTGGGCTGCCATCAGCAAGGCGCTGTTTGCCGAGTTCCTGGCCACGGGGCTGTACGTGTTCTTCGGCGTGGGCTCAGTCCTGCGCTGGCCCTCCGCACTTCCCTCTGTGCTGCAAATTGCCATCACCTTCAACCTGGCCACTGCCACAGCCGTGCAGGTCTCTTGGAAGACAAGCGGGGCCCACGCCAACCCTGCCGTGACATTGGCCTTCCTCGTAGGCTCCTATATCTCTCTGCCCCGGGCCATGGCCTATGTGGCTGCCCAGCTCGCAGGGGCTACGGTGGGGGCGGCTCTGCTTTACGGACTCACACCCGGGAACGTCCGAGGGACCCTGGGCATCAATGTG GTCCAAAACAGCACCTCGACTGGCCAGGCGGTGGCAGTAGAGCTGATTCTGACCCTGCAGCTAGTGCTCTGTGTCTTTGCTTCTACGGACAATCGTCATGCAAGAGGCTCCCCAGCCGCCATGATTGGGACCTCTGTGGCTTTGGGTCACCTCATTGGG ATCTACTTCACTGGCTGCTCCATGAACCCAGCACGCTCCTTCGGTCCTGCTGTCATCGTGGGAAAGTTCACAGTGCACTGG ATCTTCTGGGTGGGACCCCTGACAGGGGCTGTCCTGGCTTCATTGATCTACAACTTCATCCTGTTCCCTGACACCAAGACCTTGGCCCAGCGACTGGCCATCCTCATGGGCACCACAGTAGAAGAGAAAGTGGTGGAGGTGGAGCCTGAGAAGAAAGACTCCCAGTGTAATTCAGAGGACACTGAAGAGAGGGTGTGA
- the Racgap1 gene encoding rac GTPase-activating protein 1: protein MDTTMLNLRNLFEQLVRRVEILSEGNELQFIQLAKDFEDFRKKWQRTDHELGKYKDLLMKAESERSALDVKLKHARNQVELEIKRRQRAEADCEKLERQIQLIREMLMCDTSGSIQLSEEQKSALAFLNKGQPSSGNAGNKRLSTIDESGSILSDISFDKTDESLDWDSSMVRNFKLKKREKRRSSSRQFVDGPPGPIKKTRSIGSTVDQANESIVAKTTVTVPNDGGPIEAVSTIETVPYWTRSRRKTGTLQTWNSDSTLSSRPLEPRNEADNLGTPQTNGGMRLHDFVSKTVIKPESCVPCGKRIKFGKLSLKCRDCRVVSHPECRDRCPLPCIPTLIGTPVKIGEGMLADFVSQTSPMIPSIVVHCVNEIEQRGLTETGLYRISGCDRTVKELKEKFLRVKTVPLLSKVDDIHAICSLLKDFLRNLKEPLLTFRLNKAFMEAAEITDEDNSIAAMYQAVSELPQANRDTLAFLMIHLQRVAQSPNTKMDVANLAKVFGPTIVAHAVPNPDPVTILQDVKRQPKVVERLLSLPLEYWSQFMMVEQENIDPLRVIENSNAFSTPQTPDIKVSLLGPVTTPEHQLLKTPSSSSLSQRVRSTLKNTPRFGSKSKSATNLGRQGNFFASPVLK from the exons AATTCATCCAGTTGGCAAAAGACTTTGAGGATTTCCGTAAGAAGTGGCAGAGAACAGACCACGAGCTGGGGAAATACAAGGATCTTTTGATGAAAGCGGAATCTGAACGTAGCGCTCTTGATGTTAAGCTGAAGCACGCACGTAATCAAGTGGAGCTAGAGATCAAACGGAGACAACGAGCTGAGGCTGACTGTGAGAAGCTG GAACGACAAATTCAGCTGATTCGAGAGATGCTCATGTGTGACACATCTGGCAGCATTCAACTAAGCGAGGAGCAAAAATCAGCTCTGGCTTTTCTCAATAAAGGCCAGCCATCCAGCGGCAATGCTGGCAACAAAAG ACTATCAACCATTGATGAATCTGGTTCCATTTTATCAGATATCAGCTTTGACAAGACTGATGAATCACTG GACTGGGATTCTTCCATGGTGAGGAATTTCaaactgaagaaaagagaaaagagg cGCTCTAGTAGCCGACAGTTTGTTGATGGACCCCCTGGGCCTATAAAGAAAACTCGTTCCATTGGCTCCACAGTAGACCAG GCGAATGAATCCATAGTTGCAAAAACGACAGTGACTGTTCCCAATGATGGTGGGCCCATTGAAGCTGTTTCCACTATTGAGACGGTGCCATACTGGACCAGGAGCCGAAGGAAAACAG GTACTTTACAAACTTGGAACAGTGATTCCACCCTTAGCAGCAGGCCATTGGAGCCAAGAAATGAGGCAGACAATTTGGGCACGCCACAAACAAATGGAGGGATGCGCCTACATGACTTTGTCTCTAAGACG GTTATTAAACCCGAATCCTGTGTTCCATGTGGAAAGCGGATCAAATTTGGCAAGCTGTCTCTGAAGTGTCGAGACTGCCGTGTGGTCTCTCATCCAGAATGCCGGGACCGCTGTCCCCTTCCCTGCATCCCTACCCTTATAGGAACACCTGTCAAGATCGGAGAG GGAATGTTGGCTGATTTTGTGTCCCAGACATCTCCAATGATACCCTCCATTGTTGTTCACTGTGTAAATGAGATTGAACAGAGAGGGCTGACTGAG ACAGGCTTGTATCGGATCTCTGGGTGTGACCGGACAGTAAAAGAGCTGAAAGAGAAATTCCTCAGAGTGAAAACAGTTCCTCTTCTCAGCAAAGTGGATGATATCCATGCCATCTGTAGCCTTCTAAAAGATTTCCTTCGAAACCTCAAAGAACCCCTCCTGACCTTTCGGCTAAACAAAGCCTTTATGGAAGCAGCAG AAATCACAGATGAAGACAACAGCATAGCTGCCATGTACCAGGCTGTCAGTGAACTGCCCCAGGCCAACAGGGACACATTAGCCTTCCTCATGATTCACTTGCAGAG AGTGGCTCAGAGTCCAAACACTAAAATGGATGTTGCCAATCTGGCTAAAGTCTTTGGTCCTACGATAGTTGCCCATGCTGTGCCCAATCCAGACCCAGTGACAATATTACAGGATGTCAAGCGCCAACCcaag GTAGTAGAGCGTCTGCTTTCACTGCCTTTGGAGTACTGGAGTCAGTTCATGATGGTGGAGCAAGAGAATATTGATCCTCTACGTGTCATTGAAAACTCAAATGCCTTTTCAACACCGCAGACACCAGATATTAAAG TGAGCTTACTAGGGCCTGTGACCACACCTGAGCACCAGCTTCTCAAGACTCCTTCATCAAGTTCCCTGTCACAGAGAGTACGCTCCACCCTCAAGAACACTCCCAG GTTTGGGAGTAAAAGCAAGTCTGCCACCAACCTAGGACGACAAGGCAACTTTTTTGCTTCTCCAGTCCTCAAGTGA
- the Aqp6 gene encoding aquaporin-6 isoform X2, producing MKPLCSRMYMLVSRLWAAISKALFAEFLATGLYVFFGVGSVLRWPSALPSVLQIAITFNLATATAVQVSWKTSGAHANPAVTLAFLVGSYISLPRAMAYVAAQLAGATVGAALLYGLTPGNVRGTLGINVIYFTGCSMNPARSFGPAVIVGKFTVHWIFWVGPLTGAVLASLIYNFILFPDTKTLAQRLAILMGTTVEEKVVEVEPEKKDSQCNSEDTEERV from the exons ATGAAGCCACTGTGCAGCAGAATGTACATGCTGGTGAGCAGGCTTTGGGCTGCCATCAGCAAGGCGCTGTTTGCCGAGTTCCTGGCCACGGGGCTGTACGTGTTCTTCGGCGTGGGCTCAGTCCTGCGCTGGCCCTCCGCACTTCCCTCTGTGCTGCAAATTGCCATCACCTTCAACCTGGCCACTGCCACAGCCGTGCAGGTCTCTTGGAAGACAAGCGGGGCCCACGCCAACCCTGCCGTGACATTGGCCTTCCTCGTAGGCTCCTATATCTCTCTGCCCCGGGCCATGGCCTATGTGGCTGCCCAGCTCGCAGGGGCTACGGTGGGGGCGGCTCTGCTTTACGGACTCACACCCGGGAACGTCCGAGGGACCCTGGGCATCAATGTG ATCTACTTCACTGGCTGCTCCATGAACCCAGCACGCTCCTTCGGTCCTGCTGTCATCGTGGGAAAGTTCACAGTGCACTGG ATCTTCTGGGTGGGACCCCTGACAGGGGCTGTCCTGGCTTCATTGATCTACAACTTCATCCTGTTCCCTGACACCAAGACCTTGGCCCAGCGACTGGCCATCCTCATGGGCACCACAGTAGAAGAGAAAGTGGTGGAGGTGGAGCCTGAGAAGAAAGACTCCCAGTGTAATTCAGAGGACACTGAAGAGAGGGTGTGA